A window of the Radiobacillus deserti genome harbors these coding sequences:
- the spoIIM gene encoding stage II sporulation protein M produces the protein MYKKRTVSADHIKDHAAVYFFMIILFLIGIIFGAVIVNSMNFVQKQDLFFYLDRFFGKMLEGPDVNNQDIFVSSLFYHIKYLLLLFVLGLSVIGMPIIWILLFIKGIVVGFSVGFFVNQMGWKGLLLATASIAPQNLLIIPVYLIAGSLAMIFSINLLRKLFSQKLHQPLLPLFMRYGTFFFALFLVVGVASLIESFVANEAMQLVIKWIYNN, from the coding sequence GTGTACAAAAAACGAACCGTATCAGCAGACCATATAAAAGACCACGCAGCCGTTTATTTTTTCATGATTATATTATTTCTAATTGGAATTATATTCGGTGCTGTTATTGTAAACAGTATGAATTTTGTTCAAAAACAAGATTTGTTTTTCTATTTAGATCGCTTTTTTGGAAAGATGCTTGAGGGCCCTGATGTAAATAATCAGGATATTTTCGTAAGCAGCTTGTTCTACCATATTAAATATTTATTGCTTTTATTTGTTCTCGGTTTATCGGTTATTGGGATGCCAATCATTTGGATTTTATTATTTATTAAAGGAATCGTAGTCGGTTTCTCCGTCGGCTTTTTTGTTAATCAGATGGGATGGAAAGGGTTATTGTTGGCAACTGCATCCATTGCCCCTCAAAACCTTCTAATCATTCCGGTTTATTTGATTGCAGGTAGCTTAGCGATGATCTTTTCCATTAATCTTCTTCGCAAGTTATTCTCCCAAAAGCTACATCAACCGTTACTTCCGTTATTTATGCGGTATGGAACGTTCTTTTTCGCACTTTTCTTAGTAGTAGGCGTAGCATCATTAATTGAATCGTTCGTCGCAAATGAGGCGATGCAGCTTGTCATTAAATGGATTTATAATAATTAA
- a CDS encoding endonuclease Q family protein, which produces MNSYFVDLHIHIGRNWLGKAVKITGSKSLTLSNILKESSRHKGIHMIGIIDCHSPEVLKEIHDLIQKGMAYEKKDGGIQFEDVTLLLGSEIEIYDEHCNGPIHVLAFLPTIEKMETFSNWLSYRMTNIHLSSQRFYGTGKELQFKVKELGGLFIPAHVFTPFKSLYGKGVEASLTEVFDPDLIDGIELGLSADTKMADAIAELHRYTYLSNSDAHSLAKIAREYQEMYMDHPSFKELEWALHQVNGRRVVKNFGLNPLLGKYHKTVCGQCLKQRSSSEDTCSCGTSKMIKGVSDRIEELKTATTSPERPEYFYQVPLEYIPTLGKKTLEKLLQRYGTEMDILHYRTEEELNEIASSKIVDAIMKMRKGKLSISAGGGGIYGKVNISS; this is translated from the coding sequence ATGAATTCCTACTTTGTTGATCTACATATACACATAGGGAGGAACTGGCTTGGCAAAGCAGTGAAAATCACTGGTTCGAAGTCGTTAACCCTAAGCAATATTCTAAAAGAATCAAGCCGGCATAAAGGGATACACATGATTGGGATCATTGACTGTCATTCACCAGAAGTTTTAAAGGAGATTCATGATCTGATTCAAAAAGGAATGGCATATGAGAAGAAGGACGGAGGCATTCAATTTGAAGACGTTACGCTATTACTAGGTTCGGAAATCGAAATTTATGATGAGCATTGTAACGGTCCTATTCATGTTTTAGCGTTCCTACCAACGATAGAGAAGATGGAGACGTTCTCCAACTGGTTATCCTATAGAATGACCAATATTCATCTTAGTTCGCAACGGTTCTATGGGACAGGAAAGGAGCTTCAGTTTAAGGTAAAGGAATTAGGTGGATTATTCATACCAGCTCATGTATTTACCCCATTTAAAAGCTTATACGGTAAAGGGGTAGAAGCTTCATTAACAGAAGTTTTCGATCCGGATTTGATTGATGGGATTGAACTAGGACTTAGCGCTGACACGAAAATGGCGGATGCTATCGCGGAGCTCCACCGTTATACGTATCTATCAAATTCTGATGCTCACTCTCTTGCTAAAATTGCTAGAGAGTATCAAGAAATGTATATGGATCATCCTTCCTTTAAAGAATTGGAATGGGCTTTACATCAAGTAAACGGGAGAAGAGTGGTAAAGAACTTTGGTTTAAACCCGTTACTTGGAAAATACCATAAAACCGTTTGTGGACAATGCTTAAAACAAAGAAGCAGCTCAGAAGATACGTGTAGTTGTGGCACTTCCAAAATGATTAAAGGGGTGTCTGATCGAATTGAGGAGTTAAAAACGGCAACAACCTCTCCTGAGAGGCCAGAATACTTCTATCAAGTCCCATTGGAATATATTCCTACACTAGGAAAGAAAACATTGGAAAAGCTTTTGCAACGATATGGTACAGAAATGGATATTCTTCACTATAGAACAGAAGAAGAATTAAACGAGATAGCCTCTTCTAAAATTGTAGACGCCATTATGAAGATGCGGAAAGGAAAGCTTTCCATCTCGGCTGGTGGTGGTGGAATTTATGGTAAAGTAAACATATCTTCTTAA
- a CDS encoding NUDIX domain-containing protein: MKRLEEKTIHTTPIFQGKIINVQVDEVELPDGKTSKREIVKHPGAVAIIAITKDQNIVMVEQFRKPLEKSIIEIPAGKLEPGEEPMTCAKRELEEETGYTSDHLEFITSFYTSPGFADEIIHIYAARNLSRLEVQKDLDEDEFVEVMECSLEEAEQLEKEHKIQDAKTAFAIQYVKAQGWMK, translated from the coding sequence GTGAAAAGGCTTGAAGAAAAAACAATACACACCACACCAATTTTTCAAGGGAAGATTATTAACGTTCAAGTAGATGAAGTAGAGCTTCCAGATGGTAAAACGTCCAAAAGAGAGATTGTGAAGCATCCAGGGGCTGTTGCGATAATTGCGATTACAAAAGATCAAAACATCGTAATGGTAGAGCAGTTTAGAAAGCCATTAGAAAAAAGTATTATCGAAATTCCAGCCGGTAAACTAGAACCAGGTGAAGAACCAATGACATGTGCAAAGAGGGAGCTAGAAGAGGAAACGGGATACACATCCGATCATTTAGAGTTTATCACTTCTTTTTATACGTCACCAGGTTTTGCGGATGAAATCATTCATATATATGCGGCACGTAATTTGAGTCGACTGGAAGTGCAGAAGGATTTAGATGAGGATGAGTTTGTAGAGGTAATGGAATGTTCATTAGAAGAAGCGGAACAATTAGAAAAAGAACATAAGATTCAAGATGCTAAAACAGCATTTGCTATTCAATATGTAAAAGCACAAGGATGGATGAAATGA
- a CDS encoding aldo/keto reductase, translating to MKKNQLGTSELFVSEVALGCMSLGTDEQKAKAVIDEALEQGINYLDTADLYDKGLNEEIVGKAIKDRRQDIVLATKVGNHLKEDGTWYWDPSKEYIKNQVKESLRRLGTDYIDLYQLHGGTIEDPIDETIEAFEELTKEGTVRYYGISSIRPNVIRTYVEKSNIVSVMMQYSLLDRRPEEEVLDLLHQHSISVVARGPMGKGMLANHGKEIVQAKGQKGYLDYSYDELVGIIEELQSFDQPASSLAIRYVLHHPAVASAVFGASSVEQLVENLTYQDIRVTENEVQRLQQITKPIVYQQHR from the coding sequence ATGAAAAAAAATCAATTAGGTACTTCTGAATTATTTGTTTCTGAAGTCGCATTAGGTTGTATGAGCTTAGGGACGGATGAACAAAAAGCAAAAGCTGTGATAGATGAAGCACTAGAACAAGGCATTAACTATTTAGATACCGCTGATTTGTATGACAAAGGATTAAATGAAGAAATAGTTGGAAAAGCAATAAAAGATAGAAGACAGGACATAGTCTTGGCAACAAAAGTCGGAAACCATTTAAAAGAAGATGGGACATGGTATTGGGATCCTTCGAAAGAATACATAAAAAACCAAGTGAAAGAAAGCTTACGAAGACTTGGAACAGACTATATTGACTTGTATCAGTTACATGGAGGGACGATAGAAGACCCAATCGATGAAACTATTGAAGCATTTGAAGAATTAACGAAAGAAGGCACCGTGCGTTATTACGGTATTTCCTCCATTCGCCCAAATGTAATTCGAACCTACGTAGAAAAATCGAATATCGTCAGTGTGATGATGCAATATAGCTTGTTAGATCGCCGTCCTGAGGAGGAAGTACTCGATTTACTCCATCAGCATTCCATTAGTGTTGTAGCACGTGGTCCAATGGGAAAAGGAATGCTGGCTAATCATGGAAAAGAAATCGTGCAAGCGAAAGGCCAAAAAGGCTACCTAGACTATTCCTATGACGAGTTGGTTGGGATTATTGAGGAATTGCAATCGTTTGACCAACCAGCCTCTTCTTTAGCAATACGATACGTGCTACATCACCCTGCGGTAGCAAGTGCTGTCTTTGGTGCAAGTTCTGTTGAACAGCTGGTGGAAAATCTAACGTATCAAGACATAAGAGTAACAGAAAACGAAGTTCAAAGGTTGCAACAAATAACGAAGCCAATTGTGTATCAACAGCACCGTTAA
- a CDS encoding YqkE family protein, producing MQAYLKNSSKEKKELSKQQEMEQEEARKKRIEERKRKEANKSFEELLEESDQDWQKFK from the coding sequence ATGCAAGCATACTTGAAAAACTCCAGCAAAGAAAAAAAAGAACTATCGAAACAACAAGAAATGGAACAAGAAGAAGCTCGAAAAAAGAGAATTGAAGAAAGAAAACGAAAAGAAGCCAATAAAAGCTTTGAAGAGCTTTTGGAAGAAAGTGATCAAGATTGGCAAAAATTCAAGTGA
- a CDS encoding iron-sulfur cluster biosynthesis family protein — MPLIQKRLTAVTCKEFPVFVHPKDSVFLEQDMTLDYNNQRFRLNSPSGMLNGFIPKNSLFMEVQI, encoded by the coding sequence ATGCCGTTGATCCAAAAACGATTAACAGCCGTTACATGTAAGGAGTTCCCGGTTTTTGTTCATCCTAAGGATTCTGTATTTCTAGAACAAGATATGACATTGGACTATAACAACCAACGCTTTCGATTAAATAGTCCAAGTGGAATGCTAAATGGGTTTATTCCAAAAAACTCTCTATTTATGGAGGTTCAGATCTAA
- a CDS encoding iron-sulfur cluster biosynthesis family protein → MQITLTETALNEIQSHKQSDEVLVIVYDTDDCGCAVNGIPSIRLNAVDPKTINSRYM, encoded by the coding sequence ATGCAAATAACATTAACAGAAACCGCATTGAACGAAATTCAATCTCATAAACAGTCAGACGAAGTGCTGGTTATCGTTTATGATACAGATGACTGCGGCTGTGCAGTTAATGGTATTCCGTCCATTCGCTTGAATGCCGTTGATCCAAAAACGATTAACAGCCGTTACATGTAA
- a CDS encoding SDR family NAD(P)-dependent oxidoreductase, whose protein sequence is MTLKDKTIIVTGASSGIGERLAHQIASQGGNLLLTARSEEKLTNLQTELKELYSIDCRIYKADLLDLNAWKSALNKMISDVPRIDAIINNAGFGIFDKVEEESKWEDTENMFRLNVFALIQGIQQLLPHFISNRAGHIVNIASQAGKISTPKSASYAATKHAVIGFSNALRLEVEDYGIYVTSVNLGPVATNFFHVADPSGTYQKSVSNI, encoded by the coding sequence ATGACATTAAAAGATAAAACGATTATTGTAACAGGGGCATCTAGTGGGATAGGAGAACGATTAGCCCATCAAATAGCTAGTCAAGGTGGGAATCTCTTATTAACAGCACGGTCTGAAGAAAAGCTAACCAACCTCCAAACAGAACTGAAAGAGTTATATTCAATCGACTGTCGTATATATAAAGCAGATTTACTAGATTTGAATGCTTGGAAATCGGCACTGAATAAAATGATTTCTGATGTGCCAAGGATTGATGCTATCATTAATAATGCTGGATTTGGTATATTCGATAAAGTAGAAGAAGAATCCAAATGGGAAGATACGGAAAACATGTTTCGTTTAAATGTATTTGCTTTGATCCAAGGAATCCAGCAATTGCTTCCACATTTCATCTCGAACCGTGCGGGACATATTGTGAACATTGCTTCACAGGCTGGGAAAATTTCCACACCAAAGTCTGCATCTTACGCAGCTACAAAGCATGCGGTTATCGGTTTCTCGAACGCACTTCGTCTCGAAGTAGAAGATTACGGCATCTATGTAACAAGTGTAAATTTAGGTCCAGTAGCAACAAATTTCTTTCATGTTGCAGATCCATCTGGTACCTACCAGAAATCAGTTAGTAATATATGA
- a CDS encoding M20/M25/M40 family metallo-hydrolase gives MQKWQSKEELTDLLYSLVQYPSITGTEAEIDLPEYVYSLLETLPYFQQHSEHLELHPLHDGRQLLTALVKNNNSKNTVVLLSHFDVVGIEDYGPYRNLAFHPEELTKAFLKNKKELPPLVQRDLEQGEWIFGRGTMDMKAGLALHLSMLEQAMQGEFDGNLLLVTVPDEEVNSHGMITALPVLQKIKRKESLSYIACLNGEPMFSKYPGDPSYYIYTGSIGKLLPGFFCYGKETHVGEPFAGLNANLMISYLAQKLELSETFIEAVGEEVTPPPVSLMQRDLKEEYSVQTPTSAVTMYNLLYLKQTVEEINQKLMHAATEAAKNIEQHFNQKVESYAQYASAFSKPTFSVKVMTYQELIDIAKARYGETEIKRRHDLLVNQRTQGDRDFSTILVQDVASLCKDLAPMIILFYSPPFYPSVSSHQDPLIEIVVKELTQYAKESYDVELEAVEFFPGLSDLSFIGPSSTAQSLDPLMKDLPIQGKGYELPVEIMKEISMPILNVGPLGKDPHQWTERLELTYSFEKLPFLLKKTIASLFRYSKS, from the coding sequence ATGCAGAAATGGCAATCAAAAGAGGAACTTACGGATTTACTCTATTCACTTGTACAATATCCAAGCATTACAGGAACGGAAGCAGAAATTGATTTACCAGAATACGTGTACAGCCTTTTAGAGACTTTACCATATTTTCAACAGCATTCCGAGCATCTAGAACTTCATCCCTTACATGATGGTCGACAGTTATTAACAGCATTAGTAAAGAACAATAATTCCAAAAACACGGTCGTATTACTCAGTCACTTCGATGTTGTTGGTATTGAAGATTACGGACCATACCGAAATCTAGCCTTTCACCCAGAAGAACTAACGAAGGCTTTTCTTAAAAATAAGAAGGAGCTTCCGCCGCTTGTTCAACGAGATCTCGAACAAGGCGAATGGATATTCGGTCGTGGTACAATGGACATGAAGGCAGGTTTGGCTTTACACCTTTCCATGCTAGAACAGGCCATGCAGGGTGAATTTGATGGGAATCTCCTTCTTGTCACTGTCCCCGATGAAGAAGTGAATTCCCACGGTATGATAACCGCATTACCTGTACTCCAGAAAATAAAGCGGAAAGAATCACTAAGTTATATCGCTTGTTTAAACGGTGAACCGATGTTTAGTAAATATCCAGGTGATCCTTCCTATTATATTTATACCGGATCGATTGGTAAGCTATTGCCAGGGTTCTTTTGTTATGGAAAAGAGACTCATGTTGGTGAACCGTTTGCTGGACTTAATGCCAACTTGATGATTAGCTACTTAGCACAAAAGCTCGAGTTGAGTGAGACATTTATTGAAGCAGTTGGAGAAGAGGTTACTCCACCTCCAGTTAGTCTAATGCAACGTGACTTGAAGGAAGAATACTCTGTTCAGACTCCGACTTCTGCCGTAACGATGTATAATCTCTTATATTTAAAGCAAACCGTTGAGGAGATAAACCAAAAATTAATGCATGCGGCAACCGAAGCTGCTAAGAACATTGAACAGCATTTTAATCAGAAAGTGGAAAGCTATGCCCAATATGCATCGGCATTTTCTAAACCAACTTTTTCGGTTAAGGTGATGACTTATCAGGAGCTTATTGATATTGCTAAGGCCCGATATGGGGAGACTGAAATAAAGAGAAGGCATGATTTACTAGTTAACCAACGGACACAAGGAGATCGTGATTTCTCCACTATACTTGTGCAAGATGTGGCTTCCTTATGTAAGGATTTAGCACCAATGATTATCTTGTTTTACAGTCCACCTTTTTATCCTTCAGTATCTTCTCATCAAGATCCATTGATTGAGATCGTAGTAAAGGAACTTACCCAATATGCAAAAGAGTCATACGATGTGGAATTGGAAGCTGTAGAATTCTTTCCTGGATTATCGGATTTAAGTTTTATCGGACCAAGCTCTACAGCACAGTCTTTGGATCCATTAATGAAGGATTTACCTATTCAAGGTAAAGGGTATGAACTTCCGGTAGAAATCATGAAAGAAATCAGTATGCCTATTCTAAACGTTGGCCCACTAGGAAAAGATCCTCATCAATGGACGGAACGTTTGGAATTAACGTATAGTTTTGAAAAGCTTCCATTCCTGCTAAAAAAAACGATTGCGTCACTTTTTAGATATAGTAAGAGTTGA
- a CDS encoding glycerophosphodiester phosphodiesterase, with amino-acid sequence MTTKIFAHRGASKVAPENTMAAFKLAYDMHAEGIETDVQLTKDNIPVLIHDENVRRTTNGTGFVQDYTLEELKQLDAGSWFSEKYEGETIPTLDEFLTWIQDKPLRLNLELKNNVIDYKDLEKIVYDRLVAFDLIPRTVISSFSSESIKRFKEISSDLATAWLTSNKIRFLIPFTKSLGANRLHAKYTLLNKRLVKKCHQNDLELAIYTVNRPNQMNRCFQLGCDTIFTDVPDIALLERNK; translated from the coding sequence TTGACGACTAAAATTTTTGCTCATCGAGGAGCAAGTAAAGTTGCGCCGGAAAATACAATGGCCGCATTCAAGCTCGCCTATGACATGCATGCTGAAGGAATTGAAACAGATGTTCAATTAACGAAAGACAATATCCCTGTGCTCATTCACGATGAAAACGTACGTAGAACGACAAACGGAACCGGTTTCGTCCAAGACTACACATTAGAGGAGCTTAAACAATTAGATGCAGGGTCTTGGTTTTCCGAGAAATATGAAGGAGAAACAATCCCTACCTTAGATGAATTCCTTACTTGGATCCAGGATAAACCTTTACGATTAAATTTAGAACTAAAAAACAATGTGATTGATTACAAGGATTTAGAGAAAATTGTCTATGATCGACTGGTAGCTTTTGATTTAATTCCTCGAACCGTCATATCTAGTTTTAGTTCCGAAAGTATTAAACGATTTAAAGAGATTTCTAGCGACTTAGCTACAGCTTGGTTAACTTCTAATAAAATTCGTTTTCTGATACCGTTTACGAAAAGCTTAGGTGCAAACCGACTTCATGCTAAATATACTTTATTAAACAAGCGTCTCGTAAAAAAATGTCATCAAAACGATTTAGAACTGGCTATCTATACCGTAAATCGTCCGAATCAAATGAATCGGTGCTTTCAATTAGGTTGTGATACAATTTTTACAGATGTTCCTGACATTGCACTACTAGAAAGGAACAAATAA
- the namA gene encoding NADPH dehydrogenase NamA: protein MVTKLFSPITFKDVTLKNRIVMSPMCMYACEPEDGTIQPFHVTHYESRAIGQAGLVMLEATAVQPEGRISSRDLGIWDDNHIEGLAMVNERIHAHQAKSAIQLAHAGRKATISGDIFAPSAIPFNEQYQTPKEMSKEHITETVQAFKNAAVRSKKAGFDIIEIHGAHGYLINQFLSPLTNQRNDVYGGTRENRFRFLKEIIEEVNTVWEGPIFVRLSVNEYDPNGNQMEDFIYFSSELIKQNVALIDCSSGGVIPAPVKAYPGYQVPLAETIKQQTPIYTGAVGLITTGIQAEEILQNNRADLIFLARVLLRNPYWAKQAADELKVELNAPIPYERGWK, encoded by the coding sequence TTGGTAACAAAACTATTTAGTCCCATTACCTTTAAAGACGTTACATTAAAAAATAGAATTGTCATGTCCCCGATGTGCATGTATGCTTGTGAACCAGAAGACGGTACGATACAACCGTTCCATGTGACACACTATGAATCGAGAGCTATTGGTCAAGCTGGATTAGTAATGTTAGAAGCAACAGCTGTTCAACCTGAAGGTCGAATCAGCTCTCGTGATTTAGGGATCTGGGATGATAATCATATAGAAGGCCTAGCAATGGTTAATGAGCGGATACATGCTCATCAAGCGAAGAGTGCGATTCAGCTAGCACATGCTGGAAGGAAGGCGACTATTTCCGGTGACATATTCGCCCCAAGCGCTATACCTTTTAACGAACAATACCAAACACCTAAAGAAATGTCTAAAGAGCACATTACGGAAACCGTGCAAGCATTCAAGAATGCGGCAGTCCGTTCAAAAAAAGCTGGCTTCGACATTATAGAGATTCATGGAGCACATGGATACCTTATTAATCAGTTTCTCTCCCCACTTACGAATCAACGTAACGACGTATATGGTGGCACACGAGAAAATCGATTTCGCTTCTTAAAAGAAATTATAGAAGAGGTAAACACCGTGTGGGAAGGTCCAATCTTTGTTCGTTTATCCGTTAATGAATATGATCCAAACGGAAATCAGATGGAAGACTTTATTTACTTCTCTTCCGAGTTAATAAAACAAAACGTAGCTCTTATAGACTGCAGCTCAGGTGGTGTGATTCCCGCACCTGTAAAAGCTTATCCAGGCTACCAAGTTCCTCTAGCAGAAACAATAAAGCAACAAACACCGATTTATACAGGAGCCGTTGGACTTATTACGACCGGAATTCAAGCAGAAGAAATTTTGCAAAATAACCGTGCAGATCTTATTTTTCTAGCCCGCGTCCTTTTGCGTAATCCATATTGGGCAAAACAAGCTGCCGATGAACTTAAGGTGGAGCTAAACGCCCCTATTCCATACGAACGAGGTTGGAAATAA
- the rnz gene encoding ribonuclease Z — MDIRFLGTGAGLPSKQRNVTSIALELLPENGSVWLFDCGEATQHQILHTNIKPRKINKIFITHLHGDHIFGLPGLLSSRSFQDGHTPLTIYGPTGVKEYVETSLAISQTKLRYPLYVEELTEGVLFEDEQFTVSCKLVEHGIPSYGFTVQEKDKPGQLQPEKLRACGFPPGPLYQQIKQNESITLENGEVLYRKDFIGPDIPGRKVSIIGDTRYVEELASFVEHSDVLVHEATFSNDDEQHAYDYFHSTTMQAAKLAQNANVTKLVLTHISSRYQETDSLLNEAKSIFQATEIAHDFSVFSVRENKNT, encoded by the coding sequence ATGGATATACGCTTTTTAGGAACCGGGGCAGGTCTCCCTTCCAAACAACGTAATGTCACGTCTATCGCTTTAGAACTCCTTCCTGAGAATGGTTCTGTTTGGCTGTTTGATTGTGGAGAAGCTACGCAGCATCAGATTCTACATACAAATATAAAACCAAGAAAAATCAATAAAATATTTATTACCCATCTGCATGGCGACCACATATTCGGTTTACCAGGATTATTGAGCAGTCGGTCATTTCAAGATGGGCATACTCCTCTTACCATTTATGGACCAACTGGTGTGAAAGAATATGTAGAAACAAGTTTAGCCATAAGTCAAACGAAGCTCCGTTATCCACTATACGTGGAGGAACTAACGGAAGGTGTACTATTTGAGGATGAACAATTCACGGTAAGCTGTAAGCTAGTGGAGCATGGTATCCCTAGCTATGGATTTACCGTTCAAGAAAAAGATAAGCCGGGTCAGCTTCAACCGGAAAAATTGCGTGCATGTGGATTTCCACCAGGACCTCTCTATCAACAGATAAAGCAAAATGAGTCGATAACGTTAGAAAATGGAGAGGTTCTTTATCGAAAAGATTTCATAGGTCCCGATATTCCTGGAAGAAAAGTCAGTATTATCGGGGATACTAGATATGTAGAGGAGTTGGCTTCATTTGTCGAGCATTCCGATGTTCTTGTTCATGAAGCGACCTTTTCAAACGATGATGAGCAGCACGCATATGATTATTTCCATTCCACTACTATGCAAGCAGCTAAACTGGCACAGAATGCAAATGTAACAAAACTTGTGTTAACCCATATTTCTTCACGATATCAAGAAACGGACAGCTTGCTTAATGAAGCTAAATCTATTTTTCAAGCTACGGAAATAGCACATGACTTTTCTGTCTTTTCTGTTCGGGAAAACAAAAACACCTAA